The following proteins come from a genomic window of Nostoc sp. TCL26-01:
- the pstA gene encoding phosphate ABC transporter permease PstA, producing MTTSYQRDDSLDSASEFNESVEKRESLGKVFEILFLLGLLVGLFILALLIFDIGRDGLLRFLTPGFLTETPSRFPEEGGIRPAIFGSVLLGIIVILVAVPIGVGAALYLEEYAPKAWWTAIIEINISNLAGVPSIVYGLLGLGVFNYLLGFGPTLISGALTLSLLSLPVIIVTSREAIRSVPDSLRNASYGLGVTKWQTISHHVIPYAIPGILTGVIISVSRAIGDAACLIVVGAVSFLTFDPGLSQRFMALPIQIYSYITRPEPGFANSAAATIIALILLIMLLNGIAIYVRQRFSITR from the coding sequence ATGACTACAAGTTATCAAAGGGATGATTCTCTAGATTCTGCCTCAGAATTTAATGAGAGTGTGGAAAAAAGGGAGTCTTTAGGTAAGGTATTTGAAATACTGTTTTTACTAGGTTTACTAGTAGGCTTGTTCATTTTAGCGCTGTTAATTTTTGATATTGGTAGGGATGGATTACTGCGCTTTTTAACTCCAGGGTTTTTGACAGAAACCCCTTCTCGATTTCCAGAAGAAGGAGGTATTCGTCCGGCGATTTTTGGCAGCGTGCTGCTGGGAATTATCGTTATTTTAGTTGCCGTACCTATAGGTGTGGGAGCAGCTTTATATCTAGAAGAATATGCTCCTAAAGCTTGGTGGACAGCTATTATTGAGATTAATATTAGTAATCTTGCTGGTGTACCATCAATTGTTTATGGGTTGCTGGGTTTAGGAGTTTTTAACTATCTGCTTGGCTTCGGCCCGACGTTAATTTCTGGTGCATTGACTTTATCTTTATTGTCATTGCCAGTGATCATTGTCACGTCTAGAGAAGCTATTCGTTCAGTTCCAGATTCTTTGAGAAATGCTTCTTATGGCTTGGGTGTAACTAAATGGCAAACTATTAGTCATCATGTCATACCTTATGCTATTCCTGGTATTCTGACAGGCGTAATTATTTCTGTATCTAGAGCAATTGGAGATGCGGCTTGTTTGATTGTAGTAGGTGCTGTTAGTTTTCTGACTTTCGATCCTGGTTTATCCCAAAGATTCATGGCACTACCCATTCAAATTTATAGTTATATTACTCGTCCAGAACCGGGTTTTGCCAATTCAGCCGCAGCCACAATTATTGCTTTAATACTCTTAATTATGTTGCTTAATGGCATAGCAATTTATGTGCGACAACGCTTTTCTATCACTAGGTAA
- the pstC gene encoding phosphate ABC transporter permease subunit PstC, whose translation MQFTNNQDDFAATAHVSLDKKLLDDFQEKFFATILFACGLVSVLTTFGIVVIIFQVAFEFFQEVSLADFFLDTKWTPLFAERHFGIWPLISGTFLTTAIAMFVSVPLGLSSAIYLSEYAQPKVAAILRPAVELLAGIPTVVYGYFALLFVTPLLRNFIPLEIFNALSAGLMMGVMITPTVGSISLDAIKAVPRSLREGAYALGITKLETIFRVVLPAALSGITASIILGVSRAVGETMTVLIAAGSQPKLTVNLTESVETMTAYMAQISGGDSPRGSLNFKTLYAVGAVLFLLTLILNIVSYWISHRFKEKYD comes from the coding sequence ATGCAATTCACAAATAATCAAGACGATTTTGCGGCAACTGCTCATGTTTCACTTGATAAAAAATTACTAGACGATTTTCAAGAAAAGTTTTTTGCGACAATTTTATTTGCGTGTGGTTTAGTATCGGTACTAACTACCTTTGGAATTGTTGTAATTATCTTTCAAGTTGCCTTTGAATTTTTCCAGGAAGTATCACTGGCTGACTTCTTCCTAGATACTAAATGGACACCTTTATTTGCTGAGAGACATTTTGGGATTTGGCCGCTAATTAGTGGTACTTTTTTAACAACAGCGATCGCTATGTTTGTTTCTGTACCTTTAGGCTTATCTTCAGCTATCTATTTAAGCGAATATGCTCAACCCAAAGTAGCAGCCATATTGCGTCCAGCCGTTGAACTTTTGGCAGGTATACCCACAGTTGTTTATGGTTACTTTGCACTCTTGTTTGTCACACCATTACTCAGAAATTTCATTCCTTTAGAAATATTCAATGCTTTGAGTGCTGGGTTAATGATGGGAGTAATGATAACTCCTACAGTTGGTTCGATTAGTTTAGATGCGATTAAAGCAGTACCTCGTTCTCTAAGAGAAGGTGCTTACGCTTTAGGAATAACTAAGCTGGAAACTATTTTTAGAGTAGTTCTTCCCGCCGCGCTGTCAGGAATTACAGCCTCAATTATTTTAGGTGTTTCTCGCGCAGTTGGTGAGACGATGACTGTACTTATCGCTGCTGGTTCACAGCCAAAATTGACTGTCAATCTCACAGAATCAGTAGAAACTATGACGGCTTATATGGCCCAAATTTCTGGGGGTGATAGTCCTCGCGGAAGTTTGAATTTCAAAACTTTATATGCTGTAGGCGCTGTGCTATTTCTGCTGACTCTAATTTTAAATATTGTGAGTTACTGGATTTCTCATCGTTTTAAAGAAAAGTACGATTAA
- a CDS encoding PstS family phosphate ABC transporter substrate-binding protein — MNLIDRLKSSLIVTSLILTSYSLTACSSKEQQQQVSVDGAAVGFPISLAVAEEYQKVQSKAVVSVASSGTGGGISKFCAGEIDIVGASRTIRDEEIKKCKSKGIEFVELPIALDGIAVITNRENNFIKCLTIKEFNKLWNAKADGKVLTWDQVNSKFPKEKIKLYAPASDTGTFDYFSQAVTGKAKNSRTDYNPSHNQNTLVQGVAGDKYSLGYVGISYYLQNQDKLNLVAVESPQGKCEKPVPLDNVVKNIYTPLSRPLFIYVSKKSLDSKPSVTEFVNFYLENSWKWVDSVGYVALPDEAYVKVKQKFAKGETGTKFKKAKPGQPITNFI, encoded by the coding sequence ATGAACTTGATTGATAGGCTCAAAAGTAGCCTCATAGTGACATCGCTAATACTGACTAGTTATAGTCTCACAGCTTGTAGTAGTAAAGAGCAACAGCAACAGGTCAGTGTTGATGGTGCGGCTGTTGGTTTTCCTATTTCTCTTGCTGTTGCTGAAGAATATCAAAAAGTGCAATCAAAAGCTGTGGTTAGTGTTGCATCTAGCGGCACTGGCGGAGGTATTAGTAAGTTTTGTGCTGGGGAAATTGATATTGTTGGCGCTTCTCGAACTATTAGAGATGAAGAAATTAAGAAATGTAAAAGTAAAGGCATTGAATTTGTCGAGTTACCCATAGCGTTGGATGGGATTGCTGTTATCACTAATCGGGAAAATAATTTTATTAAATGTTTAACCATTAAGGAATTTAACAAGCTATGGAATGCTAAAGCAGATGGTAAAGTCTTAACTTGGGATCAGGTAAATTCTAAGTTTCCGAAAGAGAAGATTAAACTATATGCGCCTGCTTCTGATACAGGAACATTTGATTATTTTAGTCAAGCTGTGACAGGTAAAGCTAAAAATAGCCGTACTGACTATAACCCCAGTCACAATCAAAATACTTTAGTCCAAGGGGTAGCAGGTGATAAATATTCTTTGGGTTATGTAGGTATTTCCTATTATCTGCAAAACCAAGATAAACTAAATTTGGTAGCTGTAGAAAGTCCTCAAGGCAAGTGTGAAAAACCTGTACCATTGGATAATGTAGTAAAAAATATCTACACACCATTATCTCGCCCCTTGTTTATTTATGTCAGTAAGAAATCATTAGACAGTAAGCCATCAGTTACAGAGTTTGTGAATTTTTATCTAGAAAACTCTTGGAAATGGGTTGATAGTGTTGGTTATGTTGCCCTACCTGATGAAGCTTACGTCAAAGTCAAGCAAAAATTTGCCAAAGGTGAGACTGGAACTAAATTTAAAAAAGCAAAACCTGGTCAACCAATAACCAATTTTATCTGA